The genome window ATCAGTTGTACGAGCTGCGCCGGGAGCGGGGAACGGTGGACGACGATGGCTGAGCGGTTGCGTGACAACCAGGCCGAGCTGCGGCGGCGCGTGCGCCGCGCCCGGGTGGTGCCGCTGATCCGCACCCGGGAGGCCGCAACGGCCCGCCGGGTGGGCGGAACGTTGATCGCGGCCGGCGCCACGGTCCTCGAGGTGGCGTTGACCTGCCCTGATGCCCCGGCGGTCCTGCGGGCGCTGTCGCCGGCGGACTGCCTGGTCGGCGCGGCCAGCGTGGCGGACGAGGAGTCCCTGCGGGCCGCTCTGGAGGCCGGGGCGGACTTCGCCGTCAGCGCCCACCTCGATCGTCGCTTGATCGAGGTTTGCCAGGCGGCCGGTCGGCCCTTCATCCCCGGGGCGGCGACGCCGACGGAGATTTGCGCCGCCGTCGAGTCCGGCGCCGAGCTGGTCAAGGTCTTTCCGGCCCGACAGCTCGGCGGACCGGCCTACCTGCGGTCCCTGCTGGGTCCGCTGCCCGGTCTGCGCCTGCTGCCGGCGGGGGGGATCGCCCTCGAGGAGATCGACGACTATCTGGCGGCCGGCGCCTGGGGCGTCGTCGTCGGCAATGCTCTGATCGGCGCCGCCGAGCCGTCCGCGGCCTACACCGAGCTGCAGCGCCGCCTGTCCGCGGAACGGTCCGGCGCGGGAGGTGGATCGTGACGAGGCTGGTGCCGTTGCTGCTGCTGTGTTTGTCGACGGTCGTTCCCGCCCAGGCCGTGTCCGTCGAGGAGCTGGTCATCCGCCCCGACGGCGAGATCGTCCTGGAGCTCAACCTCAATGAGGACGGGGCGGGGTACTTCTTCCGCGCCGAGCTGGAGTGGTGGACCTGGGCCGGCGAGCGCGGCTACCGCGAGCTGGAGTACGGCCGGCGCCATACCCGCTTCAGCGGCCCGACGGGACCGCTGACCATGGGTGAGCTGTCCCGGTTGACCGGCGGGGCGTCCATCAAGCTGGCCGTGATCACCGTCACCCTGGTCGACGACGCGGGCAACCGCGTGCGCGAGGAGTACCGGTGGCGGCCCTGAGGCCGGCGGACGAAGCCGCCCCCGAGGCCCTGCCCCTGCGCCTGGGAGCCGGGCTGCCGCCGTCGGCCGCCGAGCGGCCCTGGGTGTTGGTGGAGAGTCACGCCGGTGAGACCCACCCCGGCGCCGCCCACCTCGAAGACCTCTCGCGGGA of Candidatus Coatesbacteria bacterium contains these proteins:
- the eda gene encoding bifunctional 4-hydroxy-2-oxoglutarate aldolase/2-dehydro-3-deoxy-phosphogluconate aldolase → MAERLRDNQAELRRRVRRARVVPLIRTREAATARRVGGTLIAAGATVLEVALTCPDAPAVLRALSPADCLVGAASVADEESLRAALEAGADFAVSAHLDRRLIEVCQAAGRPFIPGAATPTEICAAVESGAELVKVFPARQLGGPAYLRSLLGPLPGLRLLPAGGIALEEIDDYLAAGAWGVVVGNALIGAAEPSAAYTELQRRLSAERSGAGGGS